The Anopheles moucheti chromosome 3, idAnoMoucSN_F20_07, whole genome shotgun sequence genome contains the following window.
ATGGCTCATGTTTTCCACCAAACCGATCAACGGTACCTGCAGCGTTCGGTACATTTGGGCTCCTTTTTTGGTAATATCTAGGGCTGCTGCTTGGGGAGAGCTGACCAACACCACTCCGTCGATGGGTACGTTCTGACTGAGCGAAAGATGTACATCGCCAGTTCCGGGCGGTGTGTCTACGATTAAGATATCTAGTGGCCCCCATAGTGTACCTTTCAGTAACCGCTGAATGGCAGACATTACAAGGGGGCCACGCCACACTACGGGACCCGAGTCGACCAGCAATCCAATAGATAAGCTAACGAAGGATAATGAAATACTGTTACCGAATATTTTCTAACGTTACACTTACACCACTTACCATTTTACACCGTAGTTAAGCAATGGAACCATTCTGTTGTGTTCATCTACCAGTGGGGCTTCAGTAACGTTCATCATCCTGGGAACGGATGGGCCAAATATATCCCCATCCAACAACCCAACCGTCTTACCATGTTGAGCAAGTGTCACGGCCAGATTCACAGCAGTTGTTGTCTTACCAACACCGCCCTTTCCGGACGAAACTAGGACAATGTGTTGTACGCCGGGTAGCGGCATTCGTTTCGGTAAGCTCCTAGCCATTAATTCTGCTTGTCGTTGGTTCGGTTTCGAACACAACATTCTGGTAGTCGCACTTACCCATTGCCTACTACATCGATGATGTACAGCTAAAACATGTGTTGAGCTTTtgaaaatcatttgtttttgaaaatgCCAGCTTATGCGTTGTTTCGTAAAGTTCGTcctgtttgtttactttgaaACGTTTGAACAAAATCAGTACTTGCAGTGCCCAAGATACTCGGTTCCTCTGATACCCAGATTCAGATTGCCTGTATGTACCGACTTTGCTtacagggtttggcaatagataggatGTAGTGTGCTTAACTTATTTAATCGTGCAAGCGAATAAGACTCTTGACCTCAACTCTTGAATCCACATGTGCGTAAACAGCCTTCACTgaattgtgcacgcgatttCATATCTATTTCTTGCGATACCGTAAagtggttttaaaattttactaTCAATATCACGTTCTTTCTTATTTGCTTACGCGATTCAATAAGTTAAGCACGCCAtatcctatctattgccaaaccctgtaACATTTTGACAGTTCATGTAGTTTTGTACAGCCGGTACCCAAGATATGCGGATAATACGTTCCAGAGAAAACTGCGTATTGATAGAAATTGATATGCGGTTCCGCGAAGAAGTCCTTCAGGATGTGCTTCATCAGATCCCCACACGCCACATACTCTATCATTAACCGTCgagttgtcaaccaaatttacacacgtaagttggcaaccggtatacccgggtattccatacgttttgacgtatacaattaacggttttcgtaGCTAAAAAATGCTTTCTATCTTGCAAATCTTTGTTAATCGGaatgttaaatgaatatagaactataatacaaaattatattcttttttttatatcacacatattataatataaaaaagaaacaagtaataacATGCGAAACAAATAATCATTCTTATTTTCGTAATTAATCATTCGGGGATCATTCGtagtaaatgaaaaattacaatgttaatataaaaattgaaTACAAATTTACTCGCATAACATATTGCTTGGAGAAATAGCCATTATGAACGTATGGTTTGCCTCTGAGTTAGAAGAGTAGTTAGAACACAGTAACTTCCCGGCCGgcaacgaaacagaaaaatagcAACGTTTGCAGACCCAAGGGCAGACGATAGACAACACCGGCCATGCTTAGAAATCAAACACCCAGTCACTCGATCCGCAACGTGACTGCGTCACCGTGGGAACCGTGCACCAGCAATTCCCGTGCATTCCGGAGCAGGTAGCAGCCAACAAGTGCTCCGAAATGAAGAACAGTTGCAGTTTAACCATAGTCGAAGACAGTCGTTGTAATTAGGTTTtaagtgaagaaaaataaaagttatttttttatgacttTTGAATAAACGAAAAGTTTAACtgagtgaaaatggaatttaatGTACGCTTCACAAGGTTTTGAGGAATGTTGAACGGAGCTTATCTTGTATcaaaatacaggcagtccccgagatacgcggattcggagatacaggcagtccccgagttACGCGGTttctcttatacgcggattcggacaTACGcggtttttaaaaatttgacagatgagctagtttaaagaacaaaatctaagcaaaaagatgaaaaattggtctAAAATCCTATTCTATgtcaaaaaaacatttctttctaacttattttaatctattctttctaaaaatcgcctaaTTCGGCGAATAAATTAAGTTCCTTGAacgaagtcgactctgtgactttgaagcatAAACACAATTGTAGCAGAATttgacttacgcggaaattagagttacgcggatttttcccgggttatagcggtccgctataatagcgaatctcggggactgcctgtatgtTGCTCGTAGATGGAAAAAATCAGAAAAAACTACTACAACGTGAAAGGATTTTCTTgtacaattatatttttaattttatgtaatgtattatttataatttatttatttttctagactttttgttgcttcacctgcagcgtggaataaatttgctcaTCACTATTGCATATTAACAAAcctgtgagagcgatcgctagatGGATGCAACGGAAAGcatcaaactttccatcgactggtacgaaattccatacaaaccagctgttttcagatttccgataccaggaaggatgctttccgtttcatccataaTCCATACACTAGCGATCACTCTCACAGGCTTgacagtatgcaatgcaatagtgatgggcaaatttgttccacgcctgcaggtgtcacctcttgaaaaacgttctctcctggtatcggaaaacaGTTGGTTTGTATATTTGCATATCTAAAATCTATATGATTCATTCAttatgatttttatgttttgataAAAGTAACGatccattttaaattttaaatccattgaatttgactcgaaaataagcacaataagaaagaagcagaagagaaaCGTCATGCTCAGAAGTGGAAGGAGCACCTCCGCCGCGTACTTACAGCTGTCTGGAAGCATGAGAATAGGTTCACCAGGAATGGATGGCGCATTGTGTTGATGTCTtaggaaaagcgcttcgctCTCAAAAACGATTCTACTTCGTTGCGTGCAATTCTATGATCCTTCTTGAAAACCTTTATGgcgaaatattaaattaatgttgcCTCATTCAAAGATACCCTCCTGGTATGAGAAATCTAAAAACTGTTCGTTagtatggaatttcgtttcAGCCGACGAAGTTATGCCGTTTCAGCCGTTACAATGTTGTGCGCAAGATCAAACATATagatttttgctttgctgaTTCTATCGGGAAGCGAACTGTTTCTGCCGGCGTCCTGTGTAATAAACCTGGATAAAGTGGTTCGTATATTGTTGAATCGATTTTGGTAATGTCAGGTCATGGTTAACTGTTAGAAAAGAAATGTGCAATAAGATTATCCTTATAAACCACGGTTGATGCGTTAGCGTAAAGAAAGGTTTCAACAAGATCAAAATCGAAAAGTACGCATAGGCATGTTCTGCTTAGACACCAATACatcattttatatttcttgAAGAAAGATCAGGCCGTATAACTAGTTTTGCTTCAGAAGGATCAACATAATTgaataagaaaaacaaaacactatgtttctttttatgatttatgtgTGTTCTATGTGGGTGATCCGGATGGACGCTGCGCCGGTcgtcacacgaacggaccgaaccaaaatcccatccggaccaatcccccttAGCAAGGAtttgactatccggctacgtgatgaaattaagtctagtaagccagaaaagACAGGCATGCATGACCTTAGTAGGTCGTTTACGccaagagaaagagagaagagagCGTGTTTTTCTGTCTGTGGAAAACATACTGTGGTGTAAGTGCAAAAGATGTTGGTGGTTGACAAGCAGCCCAGTAAAAGATACATTGCACACGAACTTACAGGGCTCTCCGCAATAGTTGTCAGTTAAATGTAGTTCGATTTTACTTCTATGAAGCTAACGATACACGTGAAACCTTAATGACTAGAGCATTTTATATTATCATCCCTCTATTTTAGGGGACGGTAAAAACTTAAATCGATGGTCATTTTAGATAAATTCGGTGTATTTTAAAAATCCCTATAAATGAAGAACGTTGAACACCACAGTGTGAGAAACGAAGCAAGTGAACTTCCGATAAGTAATTTATAACAAATAGCTATGCTGTAGCGACAAATCACGCATGTGCAAAGCATGCAATTCTACTTGCCGCATGAAAATGACTTAATCGCGACGCAGTTTCTTCATTTCCCACGCTGTCTGCATCGACCATATGCTGAGTGGGCGCATGTAACCGATCGCACGGTAGTGTCGTTCCGCGTACAGTGCTTCGGGAGTTTCAAAGTTCATGCCGATTCGCTCCGAAAGAGCCTGATAAAGTCCACCAGCCGTCTGAAATGCTTCCTCGTACATACCCTCGTGAATCATTGTCGAAGCAAGAGCATAAGTTACACCGGTCCACACCTCCTCACCCTGTATGGTGGACGTATCGGGGCGTCCATCCTTGTTTGGTTGCCCGCTTGGTACGTACCCGTTAACTGCACCTAGCTGTCCACCACAGAATCGCATCACATTATTCTCGTATATAGTTCGCAACGTTAGGCGAACGTTTTCCTTTGGAAACACATCATAGTCAAACCCGCAGGCCCGAAGATACCAATGTCCGCACAGTTGATCCGACATGATGCTATTTTTCGAACCGCTTTGTGCATCGAATCGATAGTACGTACCATTCCAAAGTTTTTCCTCGAACGACACACGTCCCCTGTTGAGGATTGTCTTGTAACGATCACTATCTTCGCTTTGATCCAGCAAATTCGCCATAGCAGACATGCAGTGCAAGCTGGCCAACCACAATCCGCCACAATAGGCGCTTGGACCATCCATCACCCACGTGTCGTATGTTTGATCGGGCGATTTACTGTTCTCAATCAATCCATCATCGTCCTTGTCCCATTCCAGCGAGCGTTCAAGTACCGAACGACACGCTGGATACATCACTTTCAGATAAGTGAGTGCATCCATCAGATACACTTTGCCGTTCGTTTCATTGATGTACATCGAGGCCGACTTACGATTTTCGGCCTTGTTATCCATCGGTGAGTTGTCTCTATTCGGTTTGTTCCGATTATCTTGAATGTACGTATCATATATGCTTTCCTTGTCGATAAATTCAATTGAGCTGAATTTGCTTGCATTTTTCGCGTTCAGTTGCGCGTAGTGATTGAGTGTATAGTAGTCACGATACACTTGCAGAATGAATTTGATATTTAAGTCACGCCATTCCGACACGTCATGGATTGGATAAGCATTGATAAGATCGAATGGTTCTTCCGCTAAAATAGAATAACATTGGTGACATTTTAGAACCTTCATGTGACTATAACAATTGTATTCTTACCAGGATCGCCGAGATCATGCGGTACAGAATTTTTAATCTTCCGTGGAATCACCTTTCCATCATACAAATGCTTCCGTCCCTCGGTAATTTCACGTTCGATACTATCCTTGTAGTCGTACTGAATGCTAACCTGTAATAATGAAAGCTTATCTGAGCATCCCAATACTGAAGAATAGTGTAATATCCCACCTGCAAATTCGGCCACAGACTTGCTATTGCATGCGACGCATAGAAATGCACATCATACGTTGTGTACATACGATATTCGTGACCTTCAAGGTACGAGTAACGCCCATACGCTAGACGAGGATCATCGTACGGAAGGTCGGCTTGATCGTCGGTCGTGAACCACACACTGCCACCGTCAGCTATGAAGTACAATTCGTTGAAGATTGCACTTTTATACCAACCTGGCAGGTCACTATATATCAAAAGATTACAGAAATGCTAGTCAAATATCTAATATGTACTATCTTCTTATACATACTTACGCATCGTCCAGTATTGGCCGCTGCCATTCATCAATTAATCGCTCCCATTTTCGGTAATTGTTAAGTGCATACTCCGAAATCATCGGCCCTGCATCACCACTTTTTCCGAAGTATTTCGTATAATAACGATAATATTCTTTGCCACGCTTCTGAAAGTGTACCTTTGGCATATCCCACACGAGTGCAAACTCCAGTTGTGATGTCGTGCCAGGTTGTACTAGAATCTGACCGCTCACCGCAACAGCTACGTCCTTTGCTATAATAATCCAGATAAAaaagtttcatttctttctatATAGACACCGGTAAAAATGCATGTTATGCAAAAAACATCGAACTCACATTTGAGCGTTTCATCGTTGGATTTTTCAGTTAAATGGCCATGCTTTTTCAGATCGTTCCAAAGATTTTCACCATTGGTAGTCGGATCGAACCGCACGCACCGTGTCAGATTGATTTCGGACGAACAGCGGCAGCTTACACAGTATGTGCATGGCATATCGGCAATTGTTTGCCGTATAGATACACCTCGAGCATTCCCCTGTGTAAATACGCTGGTTTCACTGCCTCCCTCAGCATCTTGTTTTTTCGTACCGGTACCATTCTTGAAGGAAAAAGTCAGTGTTACCTGTCGATCCTTGTCGCATAAGTTCTCGATCATCCATACGAAAACGCCACAAGGCAAGGAACTTTCCTTGTAATCGTGCGGGATGATAGGCGATATCTGCCGCTGTACCAGTCTGATGCCGTGTTCGCTCAGGTCATACTCAGACCAGGCGCGTGGATACAGTGCGGTGTAGTTACACCTGGAAGCATTCAGCGCACTTTCCCAGCTTCCGAGTGGATTTTTGGGGCGGCTGTAATGATGCGATTTGGCAAACCACGATTCGATGAAGTGTGCTCGTTAGTTGAACAGGGTTTTAACGGGTGTAAGCACGTTTTTAATGATAGTTTCATATGTTATGAATAGAAGTAAAATACAGTATAATTTAGCAAaagtggaatgatttgtttaGAGGAATGGAGCCAACTAGAAAATATACAAATTGACGAAGATGTTGatacaaattgaattttatgtcATTGTACAGCAACATAAAACGGAATTTTAAACGAATCGATTTCCACAGGTGTGGTGTACACATTAGAaatatagaaaaacaaaaggataGATTGTTGTAATCCCTAAGGCACCTTTTAACTTGACTTGTGCCTCTTGCGATTCTTTGCAAAAATCCGAACGAACTGGGTTCGTAAAAGAGAGTGGACGTTTCTTTTTCAAACCATGCGAGCCATGGTTCAAAGAGCCATGCGTCGGATTTCACCATGAAAAATGTAAAGTACCGAACCAGTTTGCTAAAGGCACCTAATATCGCATTATACTAAACAAAAatccttgtttgtttgtcttgttCAGTTTCCCAAATTTCCCGATTTTATCTTCCAACACGCTGAAGAAAGGTATTTATTGTCGAATACAGTTCATTTGCACCAATGGGCATTGCATGGTTTATACCACTTATGAGATCAATGCACCGCAATACGCATTATCGAGCTACTGCACTAAATGCCTAAGACGTGAAGAAAATAACTGAAATCTTTGACTTAAACGCAAAATTCAAATAGAATACATCAAGtatataattattaaaaatgacAATATTATAAATAGCAAAGAAAACATATACTACATAATTTCATCAGCTCACATCAGCAAATAAACATTGAATATACagaataatatataataagaCAAAAGTAATTAAAGTCAACTAAATGTAAACATAAATAGTTCGGATGATAACAacttattttttaacatacaCCTATTTCCACCTACGTTCGAATCTCGTGCCGCTTGCTTCGATTCGCAAGCCATCTTGTTCGGATGCGCGCCGCTACGATTTACGACGATACGACGCATTT
Protein-coding sequences here:
- the LOC128301647 gene encoding iron-sulfur protein NUBPL isoform X2 — translated: MVSSGKGGVGKTTTAVNLAVTLAQHGKTVGLLDGDIFGPSVPRMMNVTEAPLVDEHNRMVPLLNYGVKCLSIGLLVDSGPVVWRGPLVMSAIQRLLKGTLWGPLDILIVDTPPGTGDVHLSLSQNVPIDGVVLVSSPQAAALDITKKGAQMYRTLQVPLIGLVENMSHVVCDKCSNQIEFAENVIDVYLKELSIDILARVPIEKDVMRCSDAGTPVCLKFPHSQLAKAYSSIATKVIQFLAIKQKP
- the LOC128301647 gene encoding iron-sulfur protein NUBPL isoform X1 translates to MIFKSSTHVLAVHHRCSRQWVSATTRMLCSKPNQRQAELMARSLPKRMPLPGVQHIVLVSSGKGGVGKTTTAVNLAVTLAQHGKTVGLLDGDIFGPSVPRMMNVTEAPLVDEHNRMVPLLNYGVKCLSIGLLVDSGPVVWRGPLVMSAIQRLLKGTLWGPLDILIVDTPPGTGDVHLSLSQNVPIDGVVLVSSPQAAALDITKKGAQMYRTLQVPLIGLVENMSHVVCDKCSNQIEFAENVIDVYLKELSIDILARVPIEKDVMRCSDAGTPVCLKFPHSQLAKAYSSIATKVIQFLAIKQKP
- the LOC128305989 gene encoding non-lysosomal glucosylceramidase isoform X3; the encoded protein is MDADSVQSMSDFKQVATVPQYGLKLKFNHVFSDNRNQNLRPSIRQLLPIVPMALRYIPYYWKVSREGRQVLMDYWYTENGKQIYGAPLGGIGAGTIGRGFAGEFCRYQMKPGLYEYNTVYANQFIVTIKDEVGATIFHSLLSTYSRPKNPLGSWESALNASRCNYTALYPRAWSEYDLSEHGIRLVQRQISPIIPHDYKESSLPCGVFVWMIENLCDKDRQVTLTFSFKNGTGTKKQDAEGGSETSVFTQGNARGVSIRQTIADMPCTYCVSCRCSSEINLTRCVRFDPTTNGENLWNDLKKHGHLTEKSNDETLKSKDVAVAVSGQILVQPGTTSQLEFALVWDMPKVHFQKRGKEYYRYYTKYFGKSGDAGPMISEYALNNYRKWERLIDEWQRPILDDADLPGWYKSAIFNELYFIADGGSVWFTTDDQADLPYDDPRLAYGRYSYLEGHEYRMYTTYDVHFYASHAIASLWPNLQVSIQYDYKDSIEREITEGRKHLYDGKVIPRKIKNSVPHDLGDPAEEPFDLINAYPIHDVSEWRDLNIKFILQVYRDYYTLNHYAQLNAKNASKFSSIEFIDKESIYDTYIQDNRNKPNRDNSPMDNKAENRKSASMYINETNGKVYLMDALTYLKVMYPACRSVLERSLEWDKDDDGLIENSKSPDQTYDTWVMDGPSAYCGGLWLASLHCMSAMANLLDQSEDSDRYKTILNRGRVSFEEKLWNGTYYRFDAQSGSKNSIMSDQLCGHWYLRACGFDYDVFPKENVRLTLRTIYENNVMRFCGGQLGAVNGYVPSGQPNKDGRPDTSTIQGEEVWTGVTYALASTMIHEGMYEEAFQTAGGLYQALSERIGMNFETPEALYAERHYRAIGYMRPLSIWSMQTAWEMKKLRRD
- the LOC128305989 gene encoding non-lysosomal glucosylceramidase isoform X1; this translates as MDADSVQSMSDFKQVATVPQYGLKLKFNHVFSDNRNQNLRPSIRQLLPIVPMALRYIPYYWKVSREGRQVLMDYWYTENGKQIYGAPLGGIGAGTIGRGFAGEFCRYQMKPGLYEYNTVYANQFIVTIKDEVGATIFHSLLSTYSSRPKNPLGSWESALNASRCNYTALYPRAWSEYDLSEHGIRLVQRQISPIIPHDYKESSLPCGVFVWMIENLCDKDRQVTLTFSFKNGTGTKKQDAEGGSETSVFTQGNARGVSIRQTIADMPCTYCVSCRCSSEINLTRCVRFDPTTNGENLWNDLKKHGHLTEKSNDETLKSKDVAVAVSGQILVQPGTTSQLEFALVWDMPKVHFQKRGKEYYRYYTKYFGKSGDAGPMISEYALNNYRKWERLIDEWQRPILDDADLPGWYKSAIFNELYFIADGGSVWFTTDDQADLPYDDPRLAYGRYSYLEGHEYRMYTTYDVHFYASHAIASLWPNLQVSIQYDYKDSIEREITEGRKHLYDGKVIPRKIKNSVPHDLGDPAEEPFDLINAYPIHDVSEWRDLNIKFILQVYRDYYTLNHYAQLNAKNASKFSSIEFIDKESIYDTYIQDNRNKPNRDNSPMDNKAENRKSASMYINETNGKVYLMDALTYLKVMYPACRSVLERSLEWDKDDDGLIENSKSPDQTYDTWVMDGPSAYCGGLWLASLHCMSAMANLLDQSEDSDRYKTILNRGRVSFEEKLWNGTYYRFDAQSGSKNSIMSDQLCGHWYLRACGFDYDVFPKENVRLTLRTIYENNVMRFCGGQLGAVNGYVPSGQPNKDGRPDTSTIQGEEVWTGVTYALASTMIHEGMYEEAFQTAGGLYQALSERIGMNFETPEALYAERHYRAIGYMRPLSIWSMQTAWEMKKLRRD
- the LOC128305989 gene encoding non-lysosomal glucosylceramidase isoform X2, producing the protein MDYWYTENGKQIYGAPLGGIGAGTIGRGFAGEFCRYQMKPGLYEYNTVYANQFIVTIKDEVGATIFHSLLSTYSRPKNPLGSWESALNASRCNYTALYPRAWSEYDLSEHGIRLVQRQISPIIPHDYKESSLPCGVFVWMIENLCDKDRQVTLTFSFKNGTGTKKQDAEGGSETSVFTQGNARGVSIRQTIADMPCTYCVSCRCSSEINLTRCVRFDPTTNGENLWNDLKKHGHLTEKSNDETLKSKDVAVAVSGQILVQPGTTSQLEFALVWDMPKVHFQKRGKEYYRYYTKYFGKSGDAGPMISEYALNNYRKWERLIDEWQRPILDDADLPGWYKSAIFNELYFIADGGSVWFTTDDQADLPYDDPRLAYGRYSYLEGHEYRMYTTYDVHFYASHAIASLWPNLQVSIQYDYKDSIEREITEGRKHLYDGKVIPRKIKNSVPHDLGDPAEEPFDLINAYPIHDVSEWRDLNIKFILQVYRDYYTLNHYAQLNAKNASKFSSIEFIDKESIYDTYIQDNRNKPNRDNSPMDNKAENRKSASMYINETNGKVYLMDALTYLKVMYPACRSVLERSLEWDKDDDGLIENSKSPDQTYDTWVMDGPSAYCGGLWLASLHCMSAMANLLDQSEDSDRYKTILNRGRVSFEEKLWNGTYYRFDAQSGSKNSIMSDQLCGHWYLRACGFDYDVFPKENVRLTLRTIYENNVMRFCGGQLGAVNGYVPSGQPNKDGRPDTSTIQGEEVWTGVTYALASTMIHEGMYEEAFQTAGGLYQALSERIGMNFETPEALYAERHYRAIGYMRPLSIWSMQTAWEMKKLRRD